A genomic window from Nerophis ophidion isolate RoL-2023_Sa linkage group LG22, RoL_Noph_v1.0, whole genome shotgun sequence includes:
- the LOC133540676 gene encoding uncharacterized protein LOC133540676 has product MEKSATSPAWRRVPPPLHGEECHLPYMEKSATSHTWRRVPPPLHGEECHLPYMEKSATSPAWRRVPPPIHGEECHLPCMEKSATSPTWRRVPPPLHGEECHLPYMEKSATSPTWRRVPPPLHGEECHLPCMEKSATSPAWRRVPPPLHGEECHLPCMEKSATSPTWRRVPPPLHGEECHLPYMEKSATSPAWRRVPPPLHGEECHLPYMEKSATSPTWRRVPPPIHGEECHLPCMEKSATSPTWRRVPPPLHGEECHLPCMEKSATSL; this is encoded by the coding sequence ATGGAGAAGAGTGCCACCTCCCCTGCATGGAGAAGAGTGCCACCTCCCCTGCATGGAGAAGAGTGCCACCTCCCATACATGGAGAAGAGTGCCACCTCCCATACATGGAGAAGAGTGCCACCTCCCCTACATGGAGAAGAGTGCCACCTCCCCTACATGGAGAAGAGTGCCACCTCCCCTGCATGGAGAAGAGTGCCACCTCCCATACATGGAGAAGAGTGCCACCTCCCCTGCATGGAGAAGAGTGCCACCTCCCCTACATGGAGAAGAGTGCCACCTCCCCTGCATGGAGAAGAGTGCCACCTCCCCTACATGGAGAAGAGTGCCACCTCCCCTACATGGAGAAGAGTGCCACCTCCCCTACATGGTGAAGAGTGCCACCTCCCCTGCATGGAGAAGAGTGCCACCTCCCCTGCATGGAGAAGAGTGCCACCTCCCCTACATGGAGAAGAGTGCCACCTCCCCTGCATGGAGAAGAGTGCCACCTCCCCTACATGGAGAAGAGTGCCACCTCCCCTGCATGGAGAAGAGTGCCACCTCCCCTACATGGAGAAGAGTGCCACCTCCCCTGCATGGAGAAGAGTGCCACCTCCCCTGCATGGAGAAGAGTGCCACCTCCCCTACATGGAGAAGAGTGCCACCTCCCCTACATGGAGAAGAGTGCCACCTCCCATACATGGAGAAGAGTGCCACCTCCCCTGCATGGAGAAGAGTGCCACCTCCCCTACATGGAGAAGAGTGCCACCTCCCCTGCATGGAGAAGAGTGCCACCTCCCCTGCATGGAGAAGAGTGCCACCTCCCTATAA
- the LOC133540893 gene encoding uncharacterized protein C2orf72 yields MTESDFEKTLALIGGRNGIYLVSDVIPGRAEAGEKDEEVLQEFISGLFPGVKCLAVADGRHPCAANSGSDSRKDEPGDVGAKRRGKTARKRTSSSSLSRTIDSPTIVFLFRQSFISCDRKQVRLKEILKDVRARTKGAGSALPALIGLVRTGAPSAETHKCVELLDLLLRRVFRQHAPETIWAGSFVPSAPSSLILIKSRFCAVVRASPAADFSSRSRNPLLQPFLCWFRPSGGAHNTSSSSTQRGNGGNVEESIPLKNNSTAAGPNEESAG; encoded by the exons ATGACGGAAAGCGACTTTGAGAAGACGCTCGCTCTGATTGGCGGCAGGAATGGGATTTATCTGGTGAGTGACGTCATCCCAGGCCGGGCGGAAGCGGGCGAGAAGGACGAGGAAGTCCTGCAGGAGTTCATCAGCGGGTTGTTCCCGGGAGTAAAGTGTCTCGCCGTGGCCGACGGGCGGCACCCTTGCGCCGCTAACAGCGGCAGCGACAGTCGGAAAGATGAGCCCGGGGATGTGGGAGCTAAGAGGCGGGGAAAGACGGCTCGGAAACGGACGAGCAGCTCCAGCCTGAGCAGGACCATCGACTCCCCGACGATCGTCTTCCTTTTCCGGCAGTCGTTCATCAGCTGTGACCGGAAGCAGGTGCGCCTGAAGGAGATCCTCAAGGATGTCCGCGCGCGCACCAAAGGAGCCGGGAGCGCATTGCCGGCTCTCATCGGCTTAGTGCGCACCGGGGCGCCGAGCGCAGAGACCCACAAGTGCGTGGAGCTCCTGGACTTGCTCCTCCGCCGCGTCTTCCGCCAACACGCACCCGAGACTATCTGGGCCGGCTCCTTCGTCCCCAGCGCGCCCAGCAGCCTGATCCTCATCAAGAGCCGCTTCTGCGCAGTCGTCCGCGCTTCTCCCGCGGCAG ATTTCTCCAGCAGGAGCAGGAACCCACTTCTACAACCCTTCCTGTGTTGGTTCAGGCCCAGTGGAGGAGCACACAACACGTCTTCAAGCAGCACGCAGAGAG GCAACGGTGGCAACGTGGAGGAAAGCATTCCTTTGAAAAATAATTCCACGGCCGCTGGGCCGAATGAGGAATCTGCTGGATGA
- the htr2b gene encoding 5-hydroxytryptamine receptor 2B: MSQSVVSPLGADSSLSEASGFQLRWAALLIVMVIIPTIGGNILVILAVSLERKLQNATNYFLMSLAVADLLVGVLVMPIALVTVLYNSDWPLPDFICPIWLFLDVLFSTASIMHLCAISLDRYIAIKKPIQHSQYKSRAKAMVKIALVWLISICIAIPIPIKGLQNYHPKNNITFNSNHTCLLKTDTFWGFIMFGSMAAFFVPLVIMMIIYLLTVHVLRKKVHLLRSKVIQRFSNLTTVSAVFQREHPLTMHQVDPLNVLDRQLYKMQETPSVGTTNPSPAAEITFRRMSTMGKKSMQTLSNEQRASKVLGIVFLLFVVMWCPFFITNVTSVLCTSCDANIISRLMEIFVWVGYVSSGINPLVYTLFNKTFREAFTRYITCNYKTCASHRPASIPKVSDANKTLSFKSSMAENSKLFMKRGMKNSIEAVSYQSQRRDQQSSSGVVLDTVNLAENYQAKQDELVSRV; the protein is encoded by the exons ATGTCCCAGTCAGTTGTGTCACCACTGGGGGCTGACAGCTCGCTATCAGAAGCCTCTGGGTTTCAGCTAAGGTGGGCTGCCCTGCTTATTGTCATGGTCATCATTCCCACCATTGGGGGAAACATCTTGGTCATTCTTGCTGTGTCACTTGAGAGAAAACTACAGAATGCCACCAACTACTTCCTGATGTCACTTGCCGTGGCTGACTTACTGGTGGGAGTCCTGGTGATGCCGATCGCTCTGGTCACTGTTCTCTACA ATTCAGACTGGCCACTCCCAGACTTCATCTGCCCTATTTGGCTCTTCCTGGATGTGCTGTTTTCAACGGCATCTATCATGCACCTGTGTGCCATCTCGCTGGATCGCTACATTGCCATCAAGAAGCCAATACAGCACAGCCAGTACAAATCCAGAGCCAAGGCGATGGTCAAGATAGCACTGGTGTGGCTTATATCCATTT GTATAGCAATCCCCATTCCAATCAAAGGGCTTCAAAACTACCATCCGAAAAACAACATCACGTTCAACAGCAACCATACATGCTTGCTAAAAACTGACACATTTTGGGGGTTCATCATGTTTGGCTCCATGGCAGCATTCTTCGTTCCTTTGGTCATAATGATGATCATCTACCTTCTGACTGTCCACGTTTTGCGCAAAAAGGTCCATTTACTCAGGTCAAAGGTGATTCAGCGCTTCAGCAACTTGACCACAGTGTCTGCAGTTTTTCAAAGGGAACATCCATTGACCATGCATCAAGTTGATCCGCTTAATGTGCTGGACAGACAACTATACAAGATGCAAGAAACACCCAGTGTGGGCACAACAAACCCTTCTCCAGCTGCGGAAATAACATTTCGCAGAATGTCCACCATGGGAAAAAAGTCAATGCAGACTCTAAGCAACGAGCAACGCGCCTCAAAGGTGCTAGGCATAGTGTTCCTCTTGTTTGTTGTCATGTGGTGCCCTTTCTTTATTACCAATGTCACCTCTGTGCTATGTACCAGCTGTGATGCCAACATCATCTCCCGGCTGATGGAGATCTTTGTGTGGGTGGGCTATGTGTCATCAGGGATCAACCCACTGGTTTACACGCTCTTCAACAAGACCTTCAGAGAGGCATTCACACGCTACATTACCTGTAACTATAAGACATGTGCAAGTCATCGGCCGGCCAGCATTCCAAAGGTCTCGGACGCTAATAAGACCCTTTCATTCAAATCATCAATGGCAGAAAACTCCAAACTGTTCATGAAGCGAGGCATGAAGAATAGCATTGAAGCAGTGAGCTACCAAAGCCAGCGGAGAGACCAACAGTCATCCAGTGGAGTTGTGTTGGACACAGTCAACTTAGCTGAAAACTACCAGGCCAAACAGGACGAACTTGTCAGCCGTGTATGA